One stretch of Pomacea canaliculata isolate SZHN2017 linkage group LG1, ASM307304v1, whole genome shotgun sequence DNA includes these proteins:
- the LOC112566777 gene encoding uncharacterized protein LOC112566777 encodes MDRNSKRNQRMQRSQSSGPSTSGVRRHGTHTNRRSKRASVRGGQGRRSLQQPKAQRARYQKSGRTGRKATRGNVGSTGRNRGRKMNRSKVSKTTRSQVFMANRPGLAREENGEASSPQQDPPLQQEASADGSLEPNVQSEKA; translated from the exons ATGGATCGCAATAGCAAGAGGAACCAGAGAATGCAGCGCTCACAGTCGTCTGGGCCGAGTACGTCTGGAGTCAGGAGACACGGCACGCACACCAACCGTCGCAGCAAACGCGCGTCCGTCAGAGGTGGACAAGGGAGACGCTCGCTGCAGCAGCCAAAAGCGCAACGGGCCAGATACCAGAAGAGCGGACGCACAGGACGCAAGGCAACCAGGGGCAACGTCGGCTCAACGGGCAGAAACAGGGGCAGAAAAATGAACCGAAGCAAGGTCAGCAAAACGACCCGAAGCCAGGTCTTCATGGCGAACCGCCCAGGCCTGGCGAGAGAGGAGAACGGAGAAGCCAGCAGCCCTCAACAGGACCCGCCTTTG CAACAAGAGGCCAGTGCTGACGGGAGCCTGGAACCTAACGTTCAGAGTGAGAAAGCCTAA